In Phreatobacter cathodiphilus, the genomic window GCGAGGTCGAGCGCCTCGTTGTAGGTCTTGGCGCGGACCACCGAGAGCACGGGGCCGAAGATCTCTTCCTTGTAGATTCGCATGTCCTTGGTGACGTTGTCGAACAGACAGCCGCCCATGTAGTAGCCGTTCTCGTAGCCCTGCATCTTGAAGCCGCGGCCGTCGACGACGAGCTTGGCGCCTTCCTTCACGCCGATGTCGACATAGCCCTTCACGCGCTCCAGCGCCTGGGCGGTGACGAGCGGCCCGAAATCGACGTCGGCTGCGGTCGACGGTCCGATCTTCAGCGCCTCGACGCGCGGCACCAGCTTGTCCATCAGGCGGTTGGCGGCGTCCTCGCCGACCGGCACGGCGACCGAGATCGCCATGCAGCGCTCGCCGGCCGAGCCGTAGCCGGCACCGATCAGGGCGTCGGCGGCCTGGTCCATGTCGGCATCCGGCATGATGATCATGTGGTTCTTGGCGCCGCCGAAGCACTGCACGCGCTTGCCGGCCGCGCAGCCGCGGGAATAGACATACTCCGCGATCGAGGTCGAGCCGACGAAGCCGACCGCCTTGATGTCCTCGTCGTCGAGGACCGCGTCCACCGCTTCCTTGTCGCCGTTGACGACGTTGAAGATGCCCGGCGGCAGGCCGGCCTCGAGGAAGAGCTCGGCCAGCATCAGCGGCACGCCCGGGTCACGCTCGGAGGGCTTCAGCACGAAGGCGTTGCCGGCGGCGATGGCGGGGCCTGCCTTCCACAGCGGGATCATGGCGGGGAAGTTGAACGGGGTGATGCCGGCGCAGACGCCGAGCGGCTGGCGCATCGAATAGATGTCGATGCCGGGGCCGGCGCCCTCGGTATATTCGCCCTTCATCATCTGCGGCGCGCCGATGGCGAACTCGACCACTTCGAGGCCGCGCTGGATGTCGCCCTTGGCATCGGGAATGGTCTTGCCGTGCTCACGGGCCAGCAGCTCGGCCATCTTATCGTTGTCGCGGGCGCAGAGCTCGAGGAACTTCATGAGCACGCGGGCGCGGCGCTGCGGATTGGTGGCGGCCCAGGCCGGTTGCGCCGCCTTGGCGTTCTCCACCGCCTCGCGCACTTCGGCCTTGGAGGCGAGCGCCACCTTGCCGAAGACCGAGCCGTCCAGCGGCTGGAACACGTCGGCGGTGCGGCCGGACTTGCCGGCGACGTGCTTGCCGCCGATGAAATGACCATAGTTGCGCATGGACGTCGTCTCCCTCGGTACCTGGCTTCGGCGGGCGAAAAGCGTCGCGCCCCGGCCAAGCGTCAGATCGAAATGGACCCGCGCCATCCCTAGAGCGAAGCCATGCGGCAACCAAGCGCCAAGTTGGCGCATGTCTTGTGCGCAAAATGGCGTAAGATGATCGCATGACGCCAAATTGGGATCATGTCCGGGTCTTCCTCGCCGTGGCGCGCGCGCGCCAGTTTCTCGCCGCCGGGCGGGCGCTGTCGCTCGACCACGCGACGGTGGCCCGCCGCATCACGTTGCTGGAGGAACAGCTTGGTACCCAGCTCGTCGCCCGTTCGACGGCCGGCATCGCCCTGACGGTCGCCGGCGAGAAGTTCGTCGCCGCGGCAGAGGCCATGGAAACCGCCTGGCTCGACGCCCAGGCCGACGTCTCGCAAGTCGACCGGGTCATTTCCGGCACGGTGCGCATCGGCGCGCCGGAGGGTTTCGGCGCCCTGTTCCTCAGCGCCCGGCTCGGGCGTCTCGCGGCGCGCCATCCGGACCTCACCATCCAGCTCGTGCCGCTGCAGCGGACCATGTCGCTGTCGAAGCGCGACGCCGACCTTGCCGTGGTCATCGATCCGCCGACGGACGGGCGGCTCACGGTGCGCAAGCTGACCGATTACGGCCTCGGCATGTATGCGACGGAGCGCTACCTCGCCCGGCACGGCACGCCGGAGACGCCGGAGGCGTTGCGCCGCCACCTGCTTGTCACCTCGGTGCAGGACCTGCACTATTCCCAGTCGCTGACCTATTATCCGCCGGCCTTCGACGCGGGACAGCGACGCTTCGAATGCGCCAGCGTCCTCGCCCAGATGGCGGCGGTGAAGGCCGACGTCGGCATCGGCGTGCTCCACGACTATGCCGCGCGCGATGCCGGGGGCCTCACGCGGGTGCTGCCGGAATTGACGATCCGGCGCACCTACCATCTCGTCGCCCATGTCGACACCCGGCGCATCGCCCGCATCGACGAGGCCTATCGGTTCCTCGTGGACGAGGTGGAGGCGGCGGAAGGACTGTTCCTCTGACGGCAGGGCATCAGCCGCCGGGCGCCGGCATGGCGAGGTCGAGCGCCTCGGCGACCCGCGCGCTCGCCGGTCGAGCCAGCACATCCGCCGGCACCCCCACCTGCAGGATGTCGCCGCGGTCGATCACCGCCAGGCGATCGGCGAGACCCGCCGCCTCGTCGAGATCGTGGGTGACGAGCAGGATCGGCACCCGCACCGCGGCGCGGATGGTGGCGAGCTCGGCGTGGAGTTCGCGGCGCACTCGACGGTCCACGGCCGAGAAGGGTTCGTCGAGCAGCAGCACGGCGGGGTCGCGGGCCAGCGCCCGCGCCAGCGCCACGCGCTGCTGCTGGCCGCCGGAGAGCTCGGCGGGATAGCGCCGTTCCAGCCTGTCGAGATGGACGAGGGCGAGGAGCCGGCGCGCCTCGGCCTGCCGCTCCGCCGCGGGACGGTGGCCCATGGCGGCGGTGACGTTGGCGAGCGACGTCATGTGCGGGAAGAGCGCGTAGTGCTGGAAGACGAGGCCGGCGCGCCGCCGGTGCGGCGGCAGGGCGGTGCCGGCGGCGGTGTCGAGCCAGGTCTCGCCGCCGCATACCACCCGGCCAGCCGAAGGGGTGTAGAGCCCGGCGATGGCGCGCAGGATGGTGGTCTTGCCGCTGCCCGAGGGGCCGACGAGGGCAAGCATCTCGGCGGGCGCGCAGGACAGCGTCACGGCGAGCGGAATGGGCGCCGCCTGATGGAGTTCAACCGTCAGCCCCGGCTCATCCATGGCGGCGCACCAGGCGGGCCGAGAGCAGCGAGGTCGTCGCCAGAGCCGCCACCGAGACGGCGACGAGGACAGCCGCCATGGCGTGGGCCGCCGCATCGTCGAAGGCCTGGACGCGGTCGTAGATGGCGATGGAGAGGGTGCGCGTCTCGCCCGGCAGAGACCCGCCGACCATCAGCACCACGCCGAACTCGCCGAGCGTATGGGCGAAGGTGAGAACCATGCCGGTGACGATTCCCGGCCAGGCCAGCGGCAGGTCGATGCGGCGCATGACCGTCAGCGGCGCCATGCCGGAGACGGCGGCAGCCTCCCGAACCTCCCGCGGGATGGCGCGGAAGGCCTGCACCATCGGCTGGATGGCGAAGGGCAGGTTGGCGATGACGGAGGCGATCAGCAGGGCCTCGAAGTGGAAGACGAGCTGGCGGCCGACGAGCGCCTGCCAGATCTGGCCGACGGGCGAGGCGGCCCCGAGCCCCACCAGCAGGTAATAGCCGAGCACGGTCGGCGGCAGCACCAGCGGCAGGGCGATCAGCGCCTCCACCAGACCCTGGGCGCGAAAGGGCCGGAAGGCGAGGCGGCGCGCCACGACGAAACCGATCGGCAGGAGGATGAGGACGGTGGCCGCGCCGAGCTTCAGCGACAGGGAGAGCGCGACCCAGTCCATTCGTCAGGACTCTTCGCCGGCGATGAGGAAGCCGTGGCGCCGGAAGATCACCCGCGCCTCCGGCGTCCGGAGATAGGCGTAGAAGTCGCGCGCCACCGGACCCGCCGTCTTCATCAGCGCCATGCGCTGGCGCAGCGGCAGGTGCCAGTCCGCCGGAACGAGGACGAAGCTGCCGAGCGCCCTGACCTGCGGCGCCAGCACCAGCGAATGGGCGACGAGGCCGCCCTGGGCCGATCCGCTCGTGGCGAAACGCACGGCCTGCGCGATGTCCTCGCCGATGGCGAGCCGGCCCTGCAGCGGCTCCCACAGGCCCTGGCCCTTCAGCACCTGTTCCGCCGCGCGGCCATAGGGCGCATGTTCCGGGCTGGCAATGGCGAAGCGCGTGACCCGGCCGTCCATCAGTGCCGCGCGCAGGTCCGCGAGGGCGGCATCGGCCTTCAGCGGCGAGCCGTGCGGGACGAAGAGCGCGAGGCGCCCCTCGGCATAGACCTCGCCGCGGTCGGCCGCGAGGCCCGCATCGGCGAGCTGGAAGACGAAGCCCTCGTCGGCGGAGAGGAAGAGCTGGAACGGCGCGCCCTGGCGAATCTGCCGGGTGAAGTTGCCGGAGGCGCCATAGACCACCGAGACCTCCTGGCCGGTCGCCTGCCGGAAGGCGACGACGAGTTCGTCCATGGCGGCCTTGACGCTGGCCGCCACGGCGATCTGCGGCGCCTGGCCGAAGGCGGGCGTGACCAGCGCGGCGGCGAGGCCGGCCGCCAGCATCAGGCGGCGGAGAGGGTCGGTGAGGGCCATGGTCGGCTCCAGCGATATTTCCGTACGGCTATATCGCGTCGGAGCGCGGCTCCTGTCAATCGCCGTCCCGGCGCAGCAGCCCCACCAGGGTCGCCGTCTCGGCGGCCGATCCCGTCCTCAGCTTGTCCTCCATGGCGCGGAAGGCGGCGAGCACGGTGCGGCCGGCCTCCGTCAGCTCGGCGCCGCCGCCGTCCCGTCCGCCCTTGGAAGAAGCGACGAGCGGTGCGGCGAACATGGCATTCATCGCCTCCACCAGCAGCCAGGCGCGCTTGTAGCTCATGCCCATGCGGCGCCCGGCCGCAGCGATGGAGCCGGTGTCGCGGATCCCCTCCAGCAGGTCGGCCTTGCCCGGTCCGAGCCTCAGTCCGGGGGCGAAATCGACGCGCAGGGTGATGAGCGGAGCGCTGGCCACGTGGGTCCCATCGGTGCGGCGGAGGAGGCCGCAGCCTAGCCACGGCGAAGCTAACTGTCAGCCGGAAGGAAAAGAGCCCGGCGCCCACGGGGGCGGACCCGTGGAGGCCGGGCTCCCGTGCCCCCGCGCGCCGTCGAGGCCGCGCAGGGACGCGTTCGCTATTCCGCGGCGACGCGGATGGGGCGCGGCGCCTCGCCCGGGGGCGAAGCGTCGGCGGGCAGCAGCAGCGGCGGTGCGCCGTGTCCGCCATGGCCCGCATGGGCCTCGTCCGTTTCGTCGGAGGGGCCGACGAAACGGCCGAAGATCCAGCCGAAGAAGCGGCCGACGTCATCCATCACCGTATAGAACGACGGCACGAAGACGAGGCTGAGCACGGTCGAGACCAGGAGGCCGCCGATCACCGCGATGGCCATCGGCGCGCGGAACTCGCCGCCGTCGCCGGCGCCGAGGGCCGGCGGGATCATGCCGGCGCCCATGGCGAGGGTGGTCATGATGATCGGGCGGGCGCGCTTGCGGCCGGCGTCGAGAATGGCCTCGCGGCGGCTCATGCCCTCACGCGTCTTCTCCACCGCGAAATCGACCAGCATGATCGCGTT contains:
- a CDS encoding CoA-acylating methylmalonate-semialdehyde dehydrogenase; translation: MRNYGHFIGGKHVAGKSGRTADVFQPLDGSVFGKVALASKAEVREAVENAKAAQPAWAATNPQRRARVLMKFLELCARDNDKMAELLAREHGKTIPDAKGDIQRGLEVVEFAIGAPQMMKGEYTEGAGPGIDIYSMRQPLGVCAGITPFNFPAMIPLWKAGPAIAAGNAFVLKPSERDPGVPLMLAELFLEAGLPPGIFNVVNGDKEAVDAVLDDEDIKAVGFVGSTSIAEYVYSRGCAAGKRVQCFGGAKNHMIIMPDADMDQAADALIGAGYGSAGERCMAISVAVPVGEDAANRLMDKLVPRVEALKIGPSTAADVDFGPLVTAQALERVKGYVDIGVKEGAKLVVDGRGFKMQGYENGYYMGGCLFDNVTKDMRIYKEEIFGPVLSVVRAKTYNEALDLANDHEYGNGVAIYTRDGDAARDFAAKVNVGMVGINVPIPVPLAYYTFGGWKRSSFGDLNQHGPDAFRFYTKTKTVTSRWPSGIKDGASFVIPTMG
- a CDS encoding LysR family transcriptional regulator; the protein is MTPNWDHVRVFLAVARARQFLAAGRALSLDHATVARRITLLEEQLGTQLVARSTAGIALTVAGEKFVAAAEAMETAWLDAQADVSQVDRVISGTVRIGAPEGFGALFLSARLGRLAARHPDLTIQLVPLQRTMSLSKRDADLAVVIDPPTDGRLTVRKLTDYGLGMYATERYLARHGTPETPEALRRHLLVTSVQDLHYSQSLTYYPPAFDAGQRRFECASVLAQMAAVKADVGIGVLHDYAARDAGGLTRVLPELTIRRTYHLVAHVDTRRIARIDEAYRFLVDEVEAAEGLFL
- a CDS encoding ABC transporter ATP-binding protein, which gives rise to MDEPGLTVELHQAAPIPLAVTLSCAPAEMLALVGPSGSGKTTILRAIAGLYTPSAGRVVCGGETWLDTAAGTALPPHRRRAGLVFQHYALFPHMTSLANVTAAMGHRPAAERQAEARRLLALVHLDRLERRYPAELSGGQQQRVALARALARDPAVLLLDEPFSAVDRRVRRELHAELATIRAAVRVPILLVTHDLDEAAGLADRLAVIDRGDILQVGVPADVLARPASARVAEALDLAMPAPGG
- the modB gene encoding molybdate ABC transporter permease subunit, which translates into the protein MDWVALSLSLKLGAATVLILLPIGFVVARRLAFRPFRAQGLVEALIALPLVLPPTVLGYYLLVGLGAASPVGQIWQALVGRQLVFHFEALLIASVIANLPFAIQPMVQAFRAIPREVREAAAVSGMAPLTVMRRIDLPLAWPGIVTGMVLTFAHTLGEFGVVLMVGGSLPGETRTLSIAIYDRVQAFDDAAAHAMAAVLVAVSVAALATTSLLSARLVRRHG
- the modA gene encoding molybdate ABC transporter substrate-binding protein; this encodes MALTDPLRRLMLAAGLAAALVTPAFGQAPQIAVAASVKAAMDELVVAFRQATGQEVSVVYGASGNFTRQIRQGAPFQLFLSADEGFVFQLADAGLAADRGEVYAEGRLALFVPHGSPLKADAALADLRAALMDGRVTRFAIASPEHAPYGRAAEQVLKGQGLWEPLQGRLAIGEDIAQAVRFATSGSAQGGLVAHSLVLAPQVRALGSFVLVPADWHLPLRQRMALMKTAGPVARDFYAYLRTPEARVIFRRHGFLIAGEES
- a CDS encoding winged helix-turn-helix domain-containing protein translates to MASAPLITLRVDFAPGLRLGPGKADLLEGIRDTGSIAAAGRRMGMSYKRAWLLVEAMNAMFAAPLVASSKGGRDGGGAELTEAGRTVLAAFRAMEDKLRTGSAAETATLVGLLRRDGD